From one Flavobacterium sp. N502536 genomic stretch:
- a CDS encoding nuclear transport factor 2 family protein codes for MKNYLLVIAFAFFSSALQAQTAQDSLDIKRVALAYIEAQHNPNPKLMEGALHPRLVKRSVFRSKAAKKDYVSEYFTENMVLLAETYNAKGDKFPKNPRKEVKLLDVSARTASVKLIADAWIDYMHVVKTNGEWKIINVLWQYNDVTQHE; via the coding sequence ATGAAAAACTATTTATTGGTAATTGCATTTGCATTTTTTTCGTCTGCTCTTCAGGCACAAACTGCTCAGGATTCGCTTGATATCAAACGTGTTGCTTTGGCTTATATCGAGGCACAGCATAATCCGAATCCGAAATTGATGGAAGGTGCCCTGCATCCCAGATTGGTCAAACGATCTGTTTTTAGAAGTAAAGCTGCCAAAAAAGATTATGTCTCAGAATACTTTACAGAGAACATGGTGCTTCTGGCAGAGACATACAATGCAAAAGGAGATAAGTTTCCGAAAAATCCAAGAAAGGAAGTGAAATTACTGGATGTTTCGGCACGAACAGCGTCTGTTAAATTGATTGCTGATGCCTGGATCGATTATATGCACGTTGTAAAAACCAATGGGGAATGGAAGATTATAAATGTGCTTTGGCAATACAATGATGTAACGCAGCATGAGTAG
- a CDS encoding DNA polymerase III produces the protein MLLQWNKYAQRLGDKGHKIMQSLLLINDPKLNGTVITFELPNEGSKVDFEGQMHGLLGHLKGHLHNHDITIEVIVNETIKIKRNLNDQDRYNRLLEINPNIELLRSTFGLDLQV, from the coding sequence ATGTTGCTGCAGTGGAATAAATATGCCCAACGTTTAGGCGACAAAGGACACAAAATTATGCAGTCGTTATTGTTAATCAATGACCCGAAGTTAAACGGCACTGTTATTACTTTTGAACTACCGAACGAAGGTTCTAAAGTAGATTTTGAAGGTCAGATGCACGGGCTTTTAGGACATTTAAAAGGACATTTACACAATCACGATATTACGATTGAGGTAATTGTTAACGAAACGATCAAAATTAAACGCAACCTTAACGATCAGGACCGATACAACCGCTTACTGGAAATCAACCCAAACATAGAACTATTACGTTCTACATTTGGATTGGATTTACAAGTCTAG
- a CDS encoding saccharopine dehydrogenase translates to MRKNILIIGGTGLVGKIILRILEGRNSDYKVFVGSRKPGQTKNALVVDVNQPETFATITDHKIDLIVMCTKDSNNKILQFAIQNGLDYLDITKPTPDLTAAHDFARVNKQKLNSRIVFSSGWMGGIVSSLVDLVEPDTSKIQETKLYIYYSIKDLAGKSSAHFLAENVCKPFVVYENDKVKKVRHFSDSEDFNFSFGIGKRQVYNLDVPDLFILNQIEKIPTVLVKMTYNSKIVTRLMGYLQSLKVFNIMSLKERQLLFGSSGKGDQTVFEVMVKTQHKTKRVSLQSLKGQAELTAFSAVLHVEKLLSESVAEGIYFSHQIHSSSEIYEALSAYNTINVNIS, encoded by the coding sequence ATGAGGAAAAATATTTTAATAATTGGAGGGACAGGATTAGTAGGTAAAATCATTTTACGCATTCTGGAAGGGAGGAATTCTGACTATAAAGTTTTTGTCGGGAGCCGTAAACCGGGGCAAACCAAAAATGCTTTAGTTGTAGATGTGAACCAGCCTGAAACCTTCGCTACGATTACAGATCATAAGATCGATTTGATTGTAATGTGCACAAAAGACAGCAATAATAAAATCTTGCAGTTTGCCATACAAAACGGCTTGGATTATCTCGATATTACTAAACCGACTCCGGATTTAACAGCCGCGCATGATTTTGCCAGAGTCAACAAACAAAAACTAAACAGCCGAATCGTTTTTAGTTCCGGCTGGATGGGCGGAATCGTCAGCAGTCTGGTGGATCTTGTCGAGCCCGATACTTCTAAAATTCAGGAAACAAAGCTGTATATTTATTATTCGATCAAAGATTTGGCTGGCAAAAGCTCGGCTCATTTTCTGGCGGAAAACGTGTGTAAGCCTTTTGTGGTTTATGAAAATGACAAAGTCAAAAAGGTCAGACATTTTTCGGATTCAGAAGATTTTAATTTTTCATTTGGAATAGGAAAACGACAGGTTTACAACCTCGATGTTCCGGATTTGTTCATTCTAAATCAGATCGAAAAAATACCAACCGTTTTGGTTAAGATGACTTATAACTCTAAGATAGTGACACGTTTAATGGGGTATCTTCAATCGCTGAAAGTGTTTAATATTATGTCGCTAAAAGAAAGACAGCTCTTGTTTGGCTCGAGTGGAAAAGGAGATCAGACGGTTTTTGAAGTCATGGTTAAAACGCAGCACAAAACAAAGCGCGTCAGTTTACAGAGTTTAAAAGGTCAGGCAGAATTAACGGCATTTTCGGCAGTTTTACATGTCGAAAAGCTGTTGAGTGAAAGTGTAGCAGAAGGAATTTACTTTAGCCATCAAATACATTCTTCTTCTGAAATTTACGAAGCCTTAAGCGCTTACAATACAATTAATGTTAATATAAGCTAA
- a CDS encoding TonB-dependent receptor domain-containing protein, whose protein sequence is MNINLLVKLFLFLFLYLLSLAGYAQNETPKDSLSNTLNEVVIARQIKTFTHTNGNVKVDVANSVYNAIPNTVDLLAKLPTVQVSSDRESISVVGRGNPLIYIDNQKVGMNDLNALAVADIKTIEIIQNPSSKYEAEGRAVILITRKFSKKDSFRTEISELASFKKKYNNYLGFNTSFKKNKLEWKANFNYNQLQPWETHSIDYQIPEAEIASKYDVEAYSKKRQFVFGGSLFYKINEDDYFSISVNSKLQKDLFPIHTTTVNTNKNIENNVLTYSDNDSKKSFVNSFLNYMKKIKAVDVQVFTGLQWSNFDQGLWSQVKNNYNDTQFEWAQLRDQKFKVNVFSGRIDVEKKFKNETKFEIGGLYSSANSKSDFDLFFYENKVNELSHYDFREQNLAAYSQFSGKIKKAEFSVGFRVENTNVDGKFKADSSPLIDKKYTNFFPKAQFSFPIDSLKSISVNYARSISRPNYSSLSQGTTYINPYFLYARNINLDPTIVNEISSTFQYRDKSVKLTYYRNTNPVYNSFFFDKELNVMTFKDVNFEKESAFMVDFELPFTYRFWTTTNSLVFVSEQIKDPSAVFRSSKPYFYYYSNNEFKLTKGYVLMVGFRTITKQYKGVFERNARTVVDMAVSKTFFKNWSCALNFNNVFKSIKEEEVFTINTIRSKARYLLDEREISVSVKYSFGKVKESEFKGKSIEEHSDRLR, encoded by the coding sequence ATGAACATTAATTTGCTGGTAAAACTTTTTCTATTTCTTTTTTTGTACTTGCTTTCTTTAGCGGGATATGCACAAAATGAAACTCCAAAAGACAGTCTTTCGAATACGTTAAATGAAGTTGTGATTGCCCGGCAAATAAAGACGTTTACCCATACAAATGGGAATGTAAAAGTTGATGTGGCCAATTCTGTTTACAATGCCATTCCGAACACCGTCGATTTGCTGGCAAAATTACCAACCGTTCAGGTCAGTTCAGACAGAGAAAGTATTTCGGTTGTGGGCAGGGGAAATCCTCTGATTTATATCGACAATCAAAAAGTGGGAATGAATGATCTGAATGCTTTGGCTGTAGCCGATATTAAAACGATCGAAATTATTCAGAATCCCTCTTCTAAATATGAAGCCGAAGGGCGTGCTGTGATTTTGATTACCCGAAAGTTTAGCAAGAAGGACAGTTTTAGAACTGAGATTTCGGAGCTGGCTTCTTTTAAGAAAAAGTACAACAATTATCTTGGGTTTAATACAAGCTTTAAGAAGAACAAACTCGAGTGGAAAGCCAATTTCAATTACAATCAATTACAGCCCTGGGAAACTCACAGCATTGATTACCAAATTCCCGAGGCCGAAATTGCTTCTAAATATGATGTGGAGGCGTATTCAAAAAAAAGGCAGTTTGTTTTTGGAGGCAGTCTGTTTTATAAGATAAACGAAGACGATTACTTTTCGATTAGCGTGAACAGTAAACTCCAGAAGGATCTTTTTCCTATTCATACCACAACTGTAAATACAAACAAAAACATCGAAAATAACGTTTTGACTTATAGCGATAACGATAGTAAAAAGAGTTTTGTAAACTCGTTTTTGAATTATATGAAAAAGATAAAAGCTGTCGATGTGCAGGTTTTTACAGGGCTGCAGTGGTCTAATTTCGATCAGGGATTGTGGAGTCAGGTTAAAAATAATTATAATGATACCCAGTTTGAATGGGCACAGCTTCGGGATCAAAAGTTTAAGGTGAATGTCTTTTCAGGGAGAATTGATGTGGAAAAGAAGTTTAAAAATGAAACGAAATTTGAAATAGGGGGGCTGTATTCGTCTGCAAATTCCAAATCAGATTTTGATCTGTTTTTTTATGAAAACAAGGTAAACGAACTTAGTCATTATGATTTCAGGGAGCAAAATTTAGCGGCTTACAGCCAGTTCTCGGGAAAGATTAAGAAAGCGGAATTTTCGGTTGGATTTCGGGTAGAAAATACGAATGTAGATGGAAAGTTTAAAGCCGATTCCTCCCCTTTAATCGATAAAAAATATACTAATTTCTTCCCTAAAGCGCAATTTTCATTTCCAATAGACAGCCTGAAGAGTATTAGTGTCAATTATGCCAGAAGTATTTCGAGACCCAATTATTCCTCGCTAAGTCAGGGAACTACTTATATTAATCCTTATTTTTTATATGCCCGAAATATTAATTTAGATCCTACGATTGTCAATGAAATTTCGTCTACTTTTCAATACCGTGATAAATCGGTGAAGCTAACGTATTATCGAAATACAAACCCGGTTTACAATAGTTTTTTCTTTGACAAGGAACTGAATGTAATGACTTTTAAGGATGTGAATTTTGAGAAAGAGTCTGCCTTTATGGTTGATTTTGAATTGCCTTTCACCTATAGATTCTGGACGACTACAAATTCGCTGGTTTTTGTTTCAGAGCAAATTAAGGATCCTTCGGCAGTATTCAGGTCTTCAAAACCGTATTTTTATTATTACTCCAATAACGAATTTAAACTTACAAAAGGTTACGTTCTAATGGTTGGTTTCAGGACCATTACAAAACAATACAAAGGAGTTTTTGAAAGAAATGCAAGAACGGTAGTAGATATGGCTGTTTCTAAAACGTTCTTTAAAAATTGGAGCTGTGCTTTAAACTTTAATAATGTATTTAAAAGTATAAAGGAAGAAGAAGTTTTTACAATTAATACGATCCGCTCAAAAGCAAGATACCTGCTCGATGAGCGCGAAATTTCGGTTTCGGTGAAATACTCTTTTGGAAAGGTAAAGGAAAGCGAATTCAAAGGAAAAAGTATAGAAGAGCATTCAGACCGGTTAAGATAA
- a CDS encoding ketopantoate reductase family protein — translation MKRIGILGLGGVGGYFGGLLAKAYHESDDIEIVFIARGAAQQAIAENGLKIVTDDSELIVHPKLVSNDPKEIGELDYLICATKTYDIEESLLSLKSCIVAKTVILPLYNGVDAPERIQKLFPNNDILQGCVYIISMITLPGTIRKMGFYEKLFFGSKTVAASKLSELQDIFQYAKIESYWVENIEETVWEKFIFISALASTTSYLNQHIGEILDHPDAMAVYVGLLHEIDAVAKAKGLKLPEDIVNQTIVKLEKSPREATSSMHRDLLAGKSTEASSLTKFVLNEGRKYGVKTPLYEKITNVLLP, via the coding sequence ATGAAAAGAATTGGAATTTTAGGACTTGGCGGAGTAGGTGGCTATTTTGGCGGACTTTTAGCAAAAGCCTATCACGAGTCAGATGATATTGAGATTGTTTTTATTGCACGCGGCGCTGCTCAGCAGGCAATAGCCGAAAACGGACTGAAAATCGTGACCGACGATTCGGAACTTATTGTGCATCCAAAATTGGTTTCAAACGATCCGAAAGAAATTGGTGAATTGGATTATTTAATTTGTGCGACCAAAACGTATGATATTGAAGAAAGTCTGCTTTCGCTTAAAAGCTGTATCGTTGCTAAAACGGTTATTCTTCCTTTGTACAATGGGGTAGATGCACCAGAACGCATTCAGAAACTATTCCCGAACAACGATATTTTACAGGGTTGTGTTTATATTATTTCGATGATTACATTACCGGGTACGATTAGAAAAATGGGTTTTTACGAAAAGCTTTTTTTTGGTTCTAAAACGGTTGCTGCTTCAAAATTATCGGAATTGCAGGATATTTTTCAATATGCTAAAATTGAAAGCTATTGGGTTGAGAATATTGAAGAAACGGTATGGGAGAAGTTTATTTTTATTTCGGCACTAGCGTCGACGACTTCGTATCTGAATCAACATATTGGTGAAATTTTAGACCATCCGGATGCTATGGCGGTTTATGTTGGACTGTTGCACGAAATTGATGCGGTAGCTAAAGCAAAAGGGTTAAAGCTGCCGGAAGATATCGTAAATCAGACTATCGTTAAACTAGAAAAATCGCCTCGTGAAGCAACGTCTTCTATGCATAGGGATTTACTCGCCGGCAAAAGTACCGAAGCAAGTTCGCTGACTAAATTTGTGTTGAACGAAGGGAGGAAGTATGGTGTAAAAACACCTCTTTATGAAAAAATCACTAACGTATTGCTGCCTTAG
- a CDS encoding type II toxin-antitoxin system ParD family antitoxin: MGRNISISLGDHFEHFIENSIAEGRFRNVSEVIRAALRLLEEEENRLLILKKAVQDGLDSGRAENFDAKKQLESLKANKRNS, translated from the coding sequence ATGGGAAGAAACATATCCATATCGCTTGGAGATCATTTTGAGCACTTCATTGAAAATAGTATTGCTGAGGGAAGATTTAGAAATGTCAGTGAAGTGATCAGGGCTGCATTGCGCCTTTTAGAGGAAGAAGAAAATCGTTTGCTTATTTTAAAAAAAGCGGTTCAGGATGGTTTGGATAGTGGTCGTGCAGAGAATTTTGATGCCAAGAAACAGCTCGAAAGTTTAAAAGCAAACAAGAGAAATAGCTAG
- a CDS encoding response regulator transcription factor yields MKKLLLAEDDFDFAAILKQYLELHQFEVVWAENGEIALDYFSKQTFDICVLDVMMPKLDGFSLAEKMITINPETPFIFLTARKLKEDKIIGLKLGADDYIIKPFEIDELILRLHNILKRIEQKRSLDGNNIIEIGSYIFDNERLTLNNKNHVQQLTEMEASLIEYLYLNHNQLLKRDQILMSVWKKDDYFSGRSMDVFISRLRKYFNSDPKISIESTRNIGLEFKIEKP; encoded by the coding sequence TTGAAAAAATTACTTTTAGCCGAAGACGATTTTGATTTTGCGGCCATTTTAAAACAATATTTAGAACTGCATCAATTTGAAGTAGTCTGGGCAGAAAATGGCGAAATAGCATTAGACTATTTTTCCAAACAGACTTTTGACATTTGCGTTTTGGACGTCATGATGCCAAAATTAGACGGATTTTCATTGGCTGAAAAAATGATTACGATCAACCCCGAGACCCCATTTATTTTTCTGACGGCAAGAAAGTTAAAAGAAGACAAAATCATTGGATTAAAACTAGGCGCAGACGACTATATCATAAAACCTTTTGAAATCGACGAACTCATACTGCGTTTGCATAATATTCTAAAGAGAATCGAACAAAAGAGAAGTCTGGACGGAAATAATATAATCGAAATTGGTTCTTATATTTTTGACAATGAAAGACTAACTCTGAACAATAAAAATCATGTGCAGCAGCTCACCGAAATGGAAGCTTCTCTAATTGAGTATTTATATCTGAACCACAATCAGTTATTAAAGAGAGACCAAATTTTAATGTCGGTCTGGAAAAAAGACGATTATTTCTCCGGACGAAGTATGGATGTTTTTATTAGCAGGCTTAGAAAATATTTCAATTCAGATCCAAAAATCAGCATTGAGAGCACTCGAAATATTGGGCTGGAATTTAAAATAGAAAAACCTTGA
- a CDS encoding NIPSNAP family protein produces MKLFLSTLLLVTTFIVKSQTAATGSPVYQLRIYEIFESNKNQFHERFRDHAMRIMKKYNFKITSIWESKSDKKTEFVYFLEWPDETTMKKAWEGFKSDQEWIAIKKEFTAKYGDVVGNIEDRILTKMDYSPK; encoded by the coding sequence ATGAAATTATTTTTATCGACTTTGCTTTTGGTTACCACATTTATTGTAAAATCTCAAACTGCAGCTACAGGCAGTCCGGTTTATCAACTGCGTATCTATGAGATTTTTGAGTCCAATAAAAATCAGTTCCATGAACGTTTTCGGGATCACGCCATGCGTATCATGAAGAAGTATAATTTTAAGATCACCTCCATCTGGGAATCAAAGTCGGACAAAAAAACAGAGTTTGTTTATTTTCTGGAATGGCCGGACGAAACGACTATGAAAAAAGCATGGGAAGGTTTTAAAAGTGATCAGGAATGGATCGCGATTAAAAAAGAATTTACAGCAAAATATGGCGATGTAGTGGGGAATATTGAAGACCGGATTTTAACAAAGATGGACTATTCTCCAAAATGA
- a CDS encoding sensor histidine kinase — translation MKQRINLLIAFSVLALIVLSTVQCYLVKTTYDYKVAQFHTEIKNKIAGITNDYSDIDSVIVAKKEALYQLLSENYIQGKSSKVEIKNYILENEYSDVLTQKIQRKFKRDLPNLKIDFAIVLNKFVLYQNAKKVDTIFSEKPFIQNKLYGNLISLNHAFLVRNYVGTSNGTFENKGYKLLTEDSMYVSVIDWEMIILRRMTFVLILSLLSIATLITLFFIAIKALIKQKKANDIKTDFINNITHELKTPLTTLGISTKILERKDIRDNDESFTTIVNTISRQNNRLQNLIDQVMANSLAENGIELQKEKTKAEDFLLTIVNDFKITYPKINIKTDFKTQKTNLILDKFYLTTALLNVLENAVKYGSTTITIKTELNQDQFSISVEDDGIGIEKNKQSLLFEKFYRVQQGNLHNTKGLGLGLYYVDQIIKAHQGTVSVVSDLGKGTQFTILLKV, via the coding sequence ATGAAACAAAGAATCAATTTATTAATCGCTTTTTCTGTCCTAGCACTGATTGTTTTATCAACAGTGCAGTGTTATTTGGTAAAAACAACCTACGATTATAAAGTCGCGCAGTTTCATACCGAAATCAAGAATAAAATAGCAGGAATCACCAATGATTACAGTGATATCGATTCGGTAATAGTGGCCAAAAAAGAAGCCCTTTACCAACTATTATCCGAAAATTACATTCAGGGAAAAAGCAGCAAGGTTGAGATTAAAAACTATATTCTCGAAAATGAATACAGCGACGTTTTAACACAAAAGATTCAGCGTAAATTCAAAAGAGACTTACCCAACTTAAAAATCGATTTTGCCATTGTTCTGAACAAATTTGTGCTCTACCAAAACGCCAAAAAAGTAGACACCATTTTCTCTGAAAAACCCTTTATCCAAAACAAACTATACGGAAATCTGATTTCTTTAAATCATGCCTTTTTAGTCCGGAATTATGTGGGTACCAGCAACGGAACTTTTGAAAACAAGGGTTACAAATTATTGACCGAGGATTCGATGTACGTTTCGGTAATCGACTGGGAAATGATTATTTTAAGACGGATGACTTTCGTTTTAATCTTGTCGTTACTTTCTATAGCAACCCTTATCACCCTTTTTTTCATTGCCATAAAAGCTTTAATCAAACAGAAGAAGGCCAACGATATTAAAACCGATTTCATCAATAATATTACCCACGAGCTCAAAACACCTTTGACAACTTTAGGCATTTCGACCAAGATATTAGAGCGAAAAGACATTCGCGATAATGATGAAAGTTTTACCACTATAGTCAATACCATTTCACGTCAGAACAATCGTTTACAGAATCTGATCGATCAGGTAATGGCAAATTCACTGGCAGAGAACGGAATTGAACTTCAAAAAGAAAAAACAAAAGCCGAAGATTTTCTATTAACAATCGTTAATGATTTCAAGATTACTTATCCCAAAATCAACATTAAAACCGATTTTAAAACACAGAAAACCAATCTGATTCTGGACAAATTCTATTTAACCACAGCTCTTTTGAATGTTTTAGAAAATGCTGTAAAATATGGTTCTACCACCATTACGATAAAAACAGAGCTGAACCAAGATCAATTTTCGATTAGTGTTGAAGATGACGGAATTGGAATCGAAAAGAACAAACAATCCCTTCTTTTTGAAAAATTCTATCGCGTACAACAAGGAAATCTTCATAATACAAAAGGCTTAGGTTTAGGATTGTATTATGTCGATCAAATTATAAAAGCGCATCAGGGCACTGTGAGTGTTGTGAGCGATTTAGGAAAAGGAACCCAGTTTACTATTTTATTAAAAGTTTAA
- a CDS encoding cation:dicarboxylate symporter family transporter: MNITTPKSSKQPKKSTFRLIVTNLTFWVLIAIIAGILLGHFSPQNGVKMEILGAKFIALIKIFIGPIIFLTIVLGISGMGNLKKVGRIGVKALGYFEVVSTVALAIGVAVAYFFEPGKIDRSSLTLGDASQYTTNAAEHFSWLEFFLSNFTLQVLLAAIVCGIALNFYKKREQTILVLERFSNVVFLGLKYVMYLAPIGAFGGMAFTIGKFGLQTLIPLGKLMLCVYLTMALFVFLILGSILRYYKIRILSVLKYIKEELLLVLGTSSSEAALPSIMVKLEQMGCSKSVVGLVIPTGYSFNLDGTSIYLSMSVIFLAQLYDVHLSFFEILSVIGILMITSKGAAGVTGSGFIVLASTLTALHKIPVEGLAFLLGVDKFMSEARAITNLIGNTVATIVISKSERDFTELNLNPVLEEM; the protein is encoded by the coding sequence ATGAATATAACTACTCCAAAATCTTCTAAACAGCCCAAGAAAAGTACCTTTAGGCTTATTGTAACTAATCTAACCTTTTGGGTTCTTATTGCTATTATTGCCGGAATTTTGCTCGGTCATTTTTCGCCACAGAATGGTGTAAAAATGGAAATATTAGGTGCTAAATTCATAGCCCTGATTAAAATTTTTATAGGTCCGATTATCTTTCTGACTATCGTTTTGGGGATCTCCGGAATGGGGAATCTGAAAAAAGTAGGACGAATAGGAGTGAAAGCATTGGGTTATTTTGAAGTGGTTTCAACTGTAGCTTTGGCGATTGGGGTGGCCGTGGCTTATTTCTTTGAGCCCGGTAAAATTGACAGATCCAGTTTGACTCTAGGAGATGCGAGCCAATATACAACGAATGCTGCGGAGCATTTTTCGTGGCTCGAATTTTTTCTTTCGAATTTTACCTTGCAGGTTTTACTGGCAGCGATTGTGTGCGGAATTGCCCTGAATTTTTATAAAAAGAGGGAGCAAACCATTTTGGTGTTGGAACGTTTTTCGAATGTGGTTTTCCTGGGATTGAAATATGTGATGTATCTGGCTCCGATTGGTGCTTTTGGCGGTATGGCATTCACCATCGGAAAGTTTGGTTTGCAAACGCTTATTCCGTTGGGAAAATTGATGTTGTGTGTGTATTTGACCATGGCGCTTTTCGTTTTTTTGATTTTAGGAAGCATTTTAAGGTATTATAAAATCAGGATACTTTCGGTCTTAAAATATATCAAGGAAGAACTTTTACTGGTGCTTGGAACTTCCTCTTCGGAGGCGGCTTTGCCCAGTATTATGGTGAAATTGGAACAAATGGGATGCAGTAAATCGGTTGTTGGATTGGTGATTCCCACAGGTTATTCTTTTAATTTGGACGGAACTTCGATTTATTTGTCGATGTCGGTCATATTTCTGGCTCAATTGTATGATGTGCATTTGAGTTTCTTTGAAATTCTGAGTGTAATCGGGATTCTGATGATTACCTCAAAAGGTGCTGCGGGAGTAACCGGAAGCGGATTTATTGTTCTGGCTTCGACGTTAACAGCATTGCATAAAATTCCGGTTGAAGGATTGGCTTTTTTGCTGGGAGTCGATAAGTTTATGAGCGAAGCAAGAGCGATTACGAATTTAATTGGAAATACAGTAGCAACGATTGTAATTTCGAAAAGCGAACGTGATTTTACAGAATTGAATCTGAATCCTGTTTTAGAGGAAATGTAA
- a CDS encoding NAD(P)H-dependent oxidoreductase, producing MKNILIINGHPNPSSFNFAIAESYLKGVLASKTEVDKITIAKLNFNPNLQFGYQKRTELEPDLLEAWEKIKKADHLVWIHPVWWGGLPAITKGFIDRLFLPGMAFQYRENSVWWDKLLKGKTAHIITTLDQPGWYYRFFYARPSVNQLKKTVLEFCGVQPVKVSYIGIIKTADETQRKKWLQKVYNFGLQNK from the coding sequence ATGAAAAACATTCTTATTATCAACGGCCATCCCAATCCGTCCAGTTTTAATTTTGCGATAGCCGAATCGTATCTCAAAGGAGTACTAGCATCTAAAACAGAAGTGGATAAGATTACCATTGCGAAGCTCAACTTCAATCCGAATTTACAATTTGGTTATCAAAAGCGTACCGAATTAGAACCTGATTTGTTAGAAGCCTGGGAGAAAATAAAAAAAGCAGATCATTTGGTCTGGATTCATCCGGTTTGGTGGGGTGGATTGCCTGCGATTACAAAAGGTTTTATAGATCGGTTGTTTTTGCCGGGTATGGCTTTTCAATACCGTGAGAATTCTGTTTGGTGGGATAAATTGTTAAAAGGAAAAACCGCTCATATTATCACTACCTTAGATCAGCCGGGCTGGTACTACCGGTTTTTTTATGCAAGGCCCAGTGTCAATCAGCTGAAAAAGACTGTTTTAGAGTTCTGTGGTGTCCAGCCTGTAAAAGTGAGTTATATCGGAATTATAAAAACAGCCGATGAAACGCAAAGAAAAAAATGGTTGCAAAAAGTGTATAATTTCGGACTGCAAAATAAATAA
- the dnaX gene encoding DNA polymerase III subunit gamma/tau, translating to MEQFVVSARKYRPQTFKDVVGQKAITNTLLNAIDSNHLASALLFTGPRGVGKTTCARILARKINQPGYDDPTEDFAFNVFELDAASNNSVDDIRSLIDQVRIPPQTGQYKVYIIDEVHMLSSAAFNAFLKTLEEPPKHAIFILATTEKHKIIPTILSRCQIFDFKRITVKDAKEHLADVAASQGINFEDDALHIIAQKADGAMRDALSIFDRVVSYCGTNLTRQAVTENLNVLDYETYISITDLLLENKIPDLLLAYNDILAKGFDGHHFIAGLASHFRDLLVSKTPATIALLEVGEQAQQMYGVQAQKCSQDFLLKGIDIANDCDLKYKLSQNQRLLVELCLMQLASINFDGEKKKLSNS from the coding sequence ATGGAACAATTTGTAGTATCGGCCCGTAAGTATCGCCCACAGACGTTTAAGGATGTAGTGGGACAAAAAGCCATTACCAACACTTTGCTGAATGCTATTGACAGCAATCACCTTGCTTCTGCCCTTTTGTTCACCGGACCACGTGGTGTTGGAAAAACAACCTGCGCACGTATCCTGGCCCGAAAAATCAATCAGCCCGGATATGATGATCCTACCGAAGATTTTGCTTTTAACGTTTTTGAGTTAGATGCTGCTTCAAATAACTCTGTGGATGACATTCGTAGTCTGATCGATCAGGTTCGAATCCCGCCACAAACCGGACAATATAAAGTCTATATTATTGACGAGGTCCACATGTTGTCTTCGGCTGCTTTTAATGCTTTTCTGAAAACATTGGAAGAACCGCCAAAACACGCCATTTTTATTCTGGCTACCACAGAGAAACACAAAATTATTCCAACGATTTTATCCCGTTGTCAGATTTTTGATTTCAAAAGAATTACGGTAAAAGACGCTAAAGAACACTTAGCAGATGTTGCCGCAAGTCAGGGAATCAATTTTGAAGACGATGCTTTGCACATTATCGCTCAAAAGGCTGATGGTGCAATGCGTGATGCTTTGTCTATTTTTGATCGTGTGGTTTCGTATTGCGGAACTAACTTAACACGTCAGGCGGTAACCGAAAATCTAAACGTTTTAGATTACGAGACTTACATTAGCATCACCGATTTACTTTTAGAAAATAAAATTCCGGATCTTTTATTGGCCTACAACGATATACTCGCTAAAGGTTTTGACGGACATCATTTTATTGCCGGACTTGCTTCTCACTTTAGAGATTTATTGGTGAGCAAAACTCCTGCTACAATTGCTTTACTTGAAGTAGGTGAACAAGCCCAGCAAATGTATGGGGTTCAGGCACAAAAATGCTCACAGGATTTTCTGTTAAAAGGAATCGATATTGCCAACGACTGCGATTTAAAGTACAAATTAAGTCAAAACCAACGCCTTTTAGTCGAATTATGTCTGATGCAGTTGGCCTCTATCAATTTTGATGGAGAAAAAAAAAAGTTGAGCAATTCATAA